Genomic DNA from Shouchella patagoniensis:
ATTATTGGTTCTTTGCTCTTTTTAGCATTTGGACTCCTGTCTCTCGTTGTTAATGGCGAAGACAATCTTGTCACGATACTTGCATTTGCCTCGTCGATGGTTATTGGTGGGCACTCCCTTTTTAAAGTTGGGTTTATGAATTTAATGCGACTCCAGTTCGATATGCGAACATTAATGACTGTGGCTGTTATAGGCGCTACGATCATAGGCGAGTGGACAGAAGGAGCAATTGTTGTACTCTTGTTTGCTATCAGTGAAGAACTGGAGCGGTTTTCGATGGACCGGGCAAGGCAGTCAATTCGCTCACTGATGGATATCGCGCCAAGCGAAGCACTTATTAAACGGAACGGCCAAGAAATGACGGTTGCGGTAGAAGACATTAGAATCGAAGATGTTATGATTGTGAAACCGGGACAGAAATTGGCAATGGACGGTGTTGTCGTCGGGGGCAATTCATCCATCAATCAAGCGGCTATTACAGGTGAATCAATTCCTGTGGAAAAGCAAGTAAATGATCATGTGTATGCCGGGACATTAAATGAAGAAGGTTTCTTAGAAGTTCGAGTAACCAAACATGTAGAAGACACGATGATTTCCAAAGTCATCCAATTGGTTGAAGATGCTCAAGCAGAAAAAGCTCCTTCCCAAGCGTTTGTAGATCGTTTTGCCAAATACTACACGCCAGCCATTATTGGTGTCGCTTTCCTTGTCGCTATCTTGCCACCCCTTTTGGCTGGAGCTTCGTGGGACACATGGATTTATCAAGGACTTGCTGTACTTGTTGTTGGGTGCCCGTGTGCCCTTGTTATCTCAACGCCAGTTGCCATTGTAACTGCAATTGGTAATGCAGCGAAAAATGGTGTGTTGGTTAAAGGCGGAGTTTATTTAGAGGAAGCTGGAAGATTAAGAGCGATTGCTTTTGATAAAACAGGAACACTTACAAAAGGAGTTCCCGTTGTGACGGATTTTACAACGATTGGTCAGGTGAACGAAGAAGAACTTCTTACAGTTATCGCAGCTCTTGAATCTCGGTCTCAACACCCTCTTGCGTCTGCTGTTATTAAAAAAGCAGAACAAGCAAAGGTTTCTTTCAAAAACGTAGAAATGAAAAACTTCTCCTCGATTACAGGAAAGGGAATTAAAGGCGAGTTTGAAGACACGATTTATTACATCGGAAACAAGAATCTATTTGATGAGGTATTAGCAACGAGTGTACCTAGTGAGCTACATGCAAAAGTGGAAACTTTGCAACAACAGGGTAAGACGGCTTTACTCGTAGGTACAAGTAAGGGTATTAAAGCGGTTATAGCTGTCGCAGATGAAGTAAGAGACTCAAGTAAAGAAGTCATTGAGCGTCTACACGGTCTCGGAATAAAGGAAACAATTATGCTTACTGGTGATAATCACGGAACTGCTCAAGCGATTGGCAATCAAATTGGCGTGACTCATGTCCAATCAGAATTAATGCCAGAGGATAAACTCAATTACATTAAATCGTTTACGAGAAAACACGGAAGAGTAGCGATGGTAGGCGATGGAGTTAATGATGCACCTGCTTTAGCTGCCTCAACCGTCGGAATTGCGATGGGTGGAGCTGGGACAGATACCGCACTTGAAACTGCTGATGTAGCATTAATGGGAGATGATTTACGAAAACTACCATATACGATTAAACTTAGCCGCCGTGCGTTAACGATTATTAAGCAAAATATTAGTTTTTCATTAGGAATAAAACTACTGGCATTGTTGTTAGTTCTCCCAGGTTGGTTAACGCTCTGGATTGCTATTCTTGCCGATGTGGGTGCTACATTGCTCGTTACGGCAAATGGAATACGTTTGCTACGTGTAAAAGAGGATGATTAGAAGGAAAGGCGTTAGACTCGGGCTAACGCTTTTTTTGACTATATAAAATGGGGGTTGGCGATGACTTACGATGTGGTTGTAATTGGTGGAGGACAAGCAGGGCTTTCAGTCGGTTATTATTTAAAACAACAAGGTAAGTCGTTTCTTATCCTTGACGAAAAAGGGGACGTTGGTGATTCGTGGAAGAAACGTTATGATTCGCTTGTTCTTTTTACGCCAAGAAACGGCTTTTTAGATCAAAAGAAAAAACCTATATTTACAAGAGTTGTGACAAATGAAGACTTGATTGAAACGATTTGCTTAAAATGAGTTCACAGCCTTGCTCGTCGCTCATGATGTGCGTGAAGCTGTAAAACTTGCCGACCGAATTATTTTAATTGAAGATGGTGAGATTACGCTTGATCTAGAAAATAAGGTCAGCAGCCCCCGTGATGTTACGGATGAGCGCATGGTAGAGTTGGAAAAACAAGTCGTATCAAGAATATTTGAGGAATAGGAGCACCACGGTACATTAAAATAAGAAAATCATCTTTCTATTTAAAACGGAGAGGTGGTTTTCGGATGTAAAGGAGTTTCTAGATGGTTGTCGAACGTATTTGTATTAGAGAAACATGTAAGGAGTTAATACTATGAAGAAAACAATCTTATGGAAAAATGAAGAAAGAGTTGGATATGAACATTTTTTGATGGAGGAAAATAAAGGTATAGGTACGATTATTTACGTTGATGACGAAAAAGGTCATGTGGTGAACTATGAGCTGAAGATGGAGCCCAACTGGTTGACACGTCAGCTTTTTGTGCAAGTCGACCATGGAAAAACACTAACCCTTGTTAGCGATGGTAATGGGGAATGGCTCAATAAAGACGGACAACCACTAGACGATTTGAAAGGGGCGATCGATGTGGACGTAGAATCTACTCCGTTTTCCAACACGCTGCCAATTAACCGCAAGATTTGGAAGGTTGGAGAGAAGAAAACATTCGATATGGTGCATGTCACTATCCCGGAATTGAACGTATCGAAAGTAAAACAGATCTATACATATGAGAGGGAAGAAGAGGGACTGCGGTATTTCGAATACGAATGTAGAGGTTATAAAAACGTAATATGCGTCGATGAGGACGGATTTGTTGTTCATTATCCAAATGTGTTTAGTAGATGGATGCCCGAAATAAGGGAGAAGACGAACTAGTTTCTACATGTGATGTGAAAGCAGTCTCTATGTTAGTCCTCTTATTCTATTTTGAAACTTCGACTAATTTTAATTGATTTCCATCTAAATCTACCATGGAGAAAACCAATCTCCCTTCACTACTCAAATGCAATTTACCAAGTGTTTTCCAATAGTCGATACAACCTTTATCTTTAAAAAACAAATCGATGTTCTCTAGATAAAAGACACATTTTGTTCTATATTCTCTGTCTGCCTTCTTTAAATATAAGAAGGCTTCTTTGTTTTGTATAAGTGCATAATCTTCTATTTCTTCCTGCAAGTGAAAGCCGAGTCTGGCTTCATAAAATGTAATACTGGATAACAGATTTTTTACAGGAAGGATGGGAATTGATTTTAACATTACTCTTACCCCAATTCTTTAAAATCATTCTTTCAATTCATTTACAGATGTATACTTCTTTTTAATTTATCCTTATAAACTATACAAAACCTGTACATTATTCAGATTATTTGTGCAGAAATTGTTCAGAACCACTTTTTACGCTTACTAATAAATAAAGCCTCGTAAAGGTTGAGAATGAACTGTACCCTTTTTAATAGACAGTTAAAAAAACCTTTATGCAGCTAGTAAATGACCTCGGTATTGTTCCGGGGTCATTCTTTTTAATCCCCATTGATAACGATCAGAATTATAATAGTCAATAAAGTCTTCGACTTTGCTTTTCAGTTCAAACAACGTCCTGCACGCTTTAGCTTGTACGTGATCTTTGAAAAGTCCGAAGAAGGATTCCATTGATGCATTATCTAGGCAGTTCCCTCTGCGAGACATGGATTGTGTCAATCCAAGTTTTTTTACCCGTTTTTGGTACACAGGATGTGTGTAATGAAAGCCTTGATCCGAATGAAGGAGTGCACCAGGGAGAAGATTTCCGTCCGAAACGTCTTTTAACCGCTGGAGAGTCTTATAGACAATGCTCATTCCTAAGGATGTAGATAAATAATGCGCAACTATTTCTCGTGTTGTTCCGTCTTTGACACATGAGAAATAGACCTTTGTTCNNNNNNNNNNNNNNNNNNNNNNNNNNNNNNNNNNNNNNNNNNNNNNNNNNNNNNNNNNNNNNNNNNNNNNNNNNNNNNNNNNNNNNNNNNNNNNNNNNNNNNNNNNNNNNNNNNNNNNNNNNNNNNNNNNNNNNNNNNNNNNNNNNNNNNNNNNNNNNNNNNNNNNNNNNNNNNNNNNNNNNNNNNNNNNNNNNNNNNNNNNNNNNNNNNNNNNNNNNNNNNNNNNNNNNNNNNNNNNNNNNNNNNNNNNNNNNNNNNNNNNNNNNNNNNNNNNNNNNNNNNNNNNNNNNNNNNNNNNNNNNNNNNNNNNNNNNNNNNNNNNNNNNNNNNNNNNNNNNNNNNNNNNNNNNNNNNNNNNNNNNNNNNNNNNNNNNNNNNNNNNNNNNNNNNNNNNNNNNNNNNNNNNNNNNNNNNNNNNNNNNNNNNNNNNNNNNNNNNNNNNNNNNNNNNNNNNNNNNNNNNNNNNNNNNNNNNNNNNNNNNNNNNNNNNNNAAAAAAGAACACAAAAAACCCGAAAGATGGACTTTTTTAAAGTGTCCATTTTTCGGGTTACAGTTCAGAATTAGGAGTTGCGTTTTTATATGAAAGCACTACTTATGTCAAAACACTGCTTACTCGCTGAATTGTTTCAATTCCGTTTAAGTCAAGATGATTTTTTTGACTTACATATGGTTGAATCAGTTGAAGCTGTAAACCGCTATTTACAAGAGCATGATCCAAAGCTTGTGTTTATCTTTGGAGAGGAAGCGGAGTCACTTGAATGGATGAAACATGTACGCAATGTCTATAAAGACGTTGCATTAATCGTCTTAGCAAATGACCCGTCCTATGAGTACACAATGATGTGTATAAAGTGCGCGGTTAATGGACTTCTATTGACCGAAACAACATATGATCATTTGATATCCTCTGTTGAGAAGGTATTAACTGGTGACTTCGTATACGATAAACAATTACTCAAAGACGAGCTGGGGCATTTTGCTACAATACGTTTTTCGAGAATGGAAAAAAAAGTGATTTATTATTTAACGAATGAGTACAGCAACAAAAAGATTGCACAGAAGATGAATTTAAATGAGGGGACCGTACGCAATTACATAAGCAGCATATATAGTAAGATTGGAATTCACAATCGAAAGGACGCGATTCCTTTATTGGTTAAATGGATGGAGTCAAAAATGGTTAAAAGTACGTAACTTACACTATTTGGTATATAATCTTAACAGTTGTATAGTTTTTGTATAGGAAAGACCTATAACGTTAGTTTATGTTTATCGTTTAACAGCTATCCTGTTGTGAATCTCATATTAAAAAAAGGGGTGAGTACGTTGGACTTTGAAGTAGATCGTGTTACTTCACTTACATTTAGAGAAGAAAGAGCACTAACTTCGTTAGAGGTTATTGCCAAATTAGAGGCAATAAGTGCCCTAATGGTCAATGCGGATGGGTACTATTCAATTAAAGTAGAAATTACTGAAGAAACAGTTGGCTAAAACGTTTATCTAAACTTACAATCAATTAACGGATTATAGGAGGGCACTCCTTCATGAAAGTCATTTTAATAGACAATGAACCTTTAGAACTTTCATATTTAGAGAAGCAGCTTATGGAGGTTGGGAAATTTACTGTGCTCGAAACCTATTATTCTGTGTCAAAGGCTGTCAAGGCAATTGATCGTGATCCGCCTGATTTGATTTTCCTTGATGTTGAAATTGGCGGTAGAAATGGGCTCGATTTAACAGAACAGGTCCAATTGAAGCATCCCCATATTAAAATCGTGTTTGTGACAGCATTTAAAGAACATGCTGTAAAAGCATTTGAATTAAACGCTGTAGACTATATCATGAAGCCTGTTACACTCGATAGACTACGTAAAACCATTAATCGAGTCATGAAAGTAAAAAAACAGGCACCATCAACTAAGCAATCGTTAATAAAGTGCATGCCTTCGTTTGAGTTAATTAGTGATGGAGTACCATTAAATGTTCAGTGGCGTACAACCAAAGCAAAAGAATTATTCCTGTTTTTGTTGCATTATCAAGGTTCTTTAGTAAAGAAAGATTTAATCATTGAAGTATTGTGGCCAGACTTTGAAATTAAGAAAGCATACACACAATTATATTCTACTATATACCTAGTACGAAAAACACTGATGGTTTTTCCTTCACTTATAATAAAAAGTGTAGAAGACCACTATCAATTATTGCTTGGCGAAGTTAAAGTTGACACGATCGAGTGGGAAAAAACGGTTAAACATTTGCCTTATCTTACCTCAAAAACGTTGAAAGACTTCCAGTTTGTACTAGATGGATATAAAGGGGATTATTTAAGTAGGGAAGGGTATCTGTGGGCGGAAAATGAAAGAGAACGACTCAAGAATTTTTGGTACATGACAGCTACAAAAGTAGGGCGTTTTCTTTTTTCTATTAAAAATTACGAAGATTCCATTACTTTATTCTTACGTATTCAGACAATGTACCCGTATATTGAAGAAAGTTATTTTACGCTTATGAAGTTATATGATCAATTAAAAGATTCATATAACGTTGAATATCAGTATCGGCTCCTTAAAAATATGCTACAAGAGGAAGTTCAAGTCTATCCTTCTCATGTAGTCACAGAATGGTACAAGCAAAGAAAAAAGAAACGAGCGATAAATAATGGAAGCGTCTCCAGATGATTAAAAAGGAATCCCATATACTTGTTTGAGATAGATAGTTACTAAGTTCGGAGTAATTCACACTATACACGTTCAAGAACGAGCAATTAAAAACGTCGTGAAAATAGAAATACGCTCCAAATGACTTTTGGAGCGTTCTTTTTAATTGTAAGTAGAAGCCTCTTTTACCCATAAAGACCAGCAAACAAATAGACTTCTGTATAGGATTCCACATGTGCGACTTTCTTTTAAACCAAATGAATCGAATAACGTACAAGATACTTGTTTAACTCGATTAGCAAATCATCTTTTGAAGGAAAATGATATACAAAGGCTCCCTTGCTAATGTTTGCTTAAGCCGTTATCGGCAATCAATTCAACTGTTGCTTTAAAGATTAAATCATTTTTATCAAAAACTCTATCCTATTTACATCTTCCTTTCTTATTAATCCCAACTGGTCTGTATTTGTTTTAAATGAGTGATCAATGGCGTCAAATGGAAAAAGGAGAAGGGGGGAGAGCAACCTCAGGTTCTGTTTCAACAGATCCCAAGGTCTTAATTTCTAAGGAATTATAACTTCAAATGGTTCAAATGAGACACTGGCATTTACGTTATCCGTATCATCTTCTGTTACATCATCCTCTGTAATTGCATTTAATACCGGCGTTATATGCAACGATTTAACCGATGCGTCTAATGCATTAAATCGAGCCTCTCCTGATAAAATCCAATTTCCATCTTCAATAGCACTACTCGTTTTTCCGGAGGAAGGCGAAATAAATTTGCCGTCTTGATCTCGTAGCTTAAAATCAAAGGATTGATTGATTTCCTCTTGGTTTACAACCGTATAGGTAAGGTTTGTTGCGGACTTGCTTAAAGTCAAAGCGTGTACCTCGAGTTCAATTCCACTAACCTCCTGATCGTAGTTCACTGCTAATTCTGTATAATCTAGTTGCTTAATTGGTGTAGAGAAAAAGAAGGAATCACCATTGTCTAGATCCCAAACGATACCAAGATCGAATGCTTCTGGTATTTCTTCATCCTGTCGAACCTCGAATTCGTAACGAACGATATGCTTGTTTGGATCACCAGTTGAAGAACTTCCGCCCCCGCTAACTTCAGTAAATTCTTTCTCGTTAATTACTAGAGACAGAGTCCGCATTTGATAATCTTCTTCTTTAAGCGTTTGTTCAGATTCAATGGTAAACAATAATGAGAAATGAGTTTGATCATAAAGTGCTTCATTTAACGTAATTGAAACATCTCCAATTGTTTGTGGCTGAAGGAGAGGAGTTGTTAACCCGTTCTCACTTGCTTTTTTAAGGCGCTCATCTTGAGAGACGGTAAAGACAGATCCTAGAACTGGAATCCGTGAGAGCTCATGAGTCATTGTTGGTGAGAGGTAAGCTGTTCCGAGCAGTAGACCAATTGCTGCGGCTAATACACTTAACCCATATACGATAGGCTTATGAATGTGAGCTCTTGCCTTCTTTTGTTTGCCATTTGTGATTCCTTTAATAATGGCTTGCTTAACCTCTCTTTTTAATTCCTCACCTGATAAGCGTTTCTTCATGAATCTGTTTGCTCCTTTCAATATGCGTTTTCATCCGCTTTCTCGCACGACGCAAATACGATTTAATCGTCGATTCGTTTTTCTTCATAACAAGCGCCACTTCTTTTATTGATAAGTTGTGGTAATAATGGAGTATGATTGCAGATTGGTATTTGCCGTCTAAGTTTTCAATTGCTGCAGTAAGCGTTCTATGTTCCGTATGGTAATTTTCTTGGGAATGGTTTAGTTTTCGTGTAATATCATTTCCTTCATAGGGGATCGTTTTGTTCTTTTTCTTCAATAACTTGTAGCATTCCCGTATCAAAATCTTTGTGATCCATGTCATGACGTATGCTGGTTGTTTTAGTTTGTAGATCGAAAGAAACGTCTTGCAGCATGCTTCTTGAATGGCATCTAAAGCATCTTCATGATTATAAGTGTATTTGAGAGCGGTGCAATAAAGCTTATCGTACTGGGATGTAAGCAAAGCCTCTAAGGCTTTTGAATCTCCACTGCTCGCTTGCCGAGCGAGTGTCTCTAATTCAGTCATTGTTGTTCCTCCCTCTTACTACTTAGAGCAAATAAAGTGTACGAAAGGTTGCAGGTTTGTTTTTTGTTTTATTCTATTGAAAATCAGAATATAAGAGTTCTCTTCATAATTCATGTTACTAGAGTCATCTACTCGGTTTCGCATACAATAAAGAGTGAAAATTCAAACTTTTTTAGGGGGTGTTTATGCATCATACTCATGAGTATTCGGTTTCGGTGAAGGCCCATGCAAAGCCTGCGGTTGAAATGGCTGTCCATTGTATGGGCTAGGAATTCCTCCTCATTTGCTTTGGTGCTATTTCCTATCATGCGGTTTTGCTGCCTTATTTGGAAAAAGATAAAATAAGGAGCTGGGCAGAATGGCTTATAAGAGTGCTTCCATCGTATTACCAAAAAAATTAATAAAAGAAATTCAAAAAGATGTCCAAGGTGAAACAATCTATATACCTAAGAAAGAAACAGCTTATTATCAGTGGGGTGAACGTTCGGGAACAAAAGCATTTATTCATAAACGTAACGCTGCGATGAAACAAGCTTTTTCTGAAGAGATCTCAATCGAACAATTGGCAGCCCGACATCACTTGGCGGTCGAAACGATAAAAAAGATTGTTTCCGTCAAAAAATGTTAAAGCGCTCTTCAGCGGAGCTTTTGGTTATGTCAAAAATGATTCTCATTTGTTTGTGGTCTATCGTGGGCTTTTCTTTTTCGTTAACTTAATAGAGAAGAGAAAGGAGAACGTTTATGTTAGTAGGACATACCGTTTATTTACGACCACTTAAAGAAGAGGATCCCCCTAGCATTTTTTCTGGTTTGCAAGATGAAGAAGCATTACATGACCGCAACTCGTAAGATCCTTACGAAAGAAGAAGTGATTGCAGCGGTACGTCGATTTGAGCAGGACACGACCCGTCATGATTTCGCCATTTGTTTAGTGGAAAGTGGTGTGATAATTGGAGATTTGGCCATTACAGAAATCGATTTAGACAATAACAAAGCCATGTGTCGAATTGCTATGCATCACAAAAAAATACTATGGCAACGGATACGGGACTGAGGCAACACTGCTTGCTCAACAAATCGTTTTTGAGCAGCTTCAATTAAATCGCTTAGAATTGCAAGTGTATTCCCTAATCCTAGAGCAATCGCAGCTTATAAGAAAGCTGGTTTTCGTCAAGAAGGTGTATTGAGGCAAACGTTGTATATGAATAATGTCTATTCGGATGAGATCATAATGAGTGTGTTGTATGAAGACTATATGAAAAAGCAGTAGGCGTTTTCTATGTCTACTGCATTTATTCATGAAAGCGTTATTCATTGCTTATGAATGCCCAATTTACTAGACTAATAAGAAGAAACAAAGAGATTATATAAATAAAGCACAAGAAAGGGGAAACGATGAGAAAACTTTTTAAAAATGCAACGATCCTTACACTTGATAAGAAACTAGGGAGCTATGAAAAATCCGATTTGCTTGTAAACGGCTCTAAGATTGAGGCGATCGGTCACGATTTAAATACAGACAATTGCGAAGTAATCGATGCAACAAATCGAATCATTATGCCTGGATTTGTTGATTCTCATAGACATACGTGGGAATCACTTATTCGAAATATTGGAACCGACTGGTCATTGCAGACGTATTTGGGGGAAATCTATTATGGCAACTACGGATCACTTAGGCGACCACAAGATGACTACATCGGAAACTTGCTAGGAGCGCTTGAAGCTCTGGATGCAGGGGTGACTACCTTGCTGGACTGGTCGATGATTATTTCACCTGACCATACACATGAAATGATTAGAGGTCTTGAAGACGCAGGGATTCGAGCGGTCTTTGCTCACGGTTGTCCTGGAGATGCGGAGTATTGGAACAACAACAGCACACTTGATAATGCAGAAGATGTACGGAAAGCAAAAGTGCGTTATTTTTCATCGGAAGACCAATTATTGACAATGGGTTTGGCGATTCGAGGACCGGAATTTAGCGCATGGGAAACGAGTGTGAAAGAAATTGAGCTAGCAAGAGAACTGAACGCGGTTTGCAGCATGCACTTAGGGTTTGGAATATGGGGGCATCCTTCTCAATCAATTACACGACTAAATGAAGCAAACTTACTAGGTCGAAATGTAAACTTTGCTCATGCAAATGCCGTTCGTCCAGAAGAGATTAAGTTACTCGCTGAAAAGGGTGGTAGCATCTCCGTCACACCAGAAATTGAAATGATGATGGGTCACGGCTATCCCGCAACAGGATTAGCCCGGGAAAATGGATTAAATGTTGCTCTAGGTGTCGATGTAGTGACATCAACTGGTGGAGACATGTTTACCCAAATGAAATTTGCGCTGCAAGCAGAGCGTGCACGAGTGAACCAGCAGTTGTTAGACGGAGGGGTAATGCCTGGTCCAGAGTTGCATATCGCTGCTGAAAGCATGCTAGAAGCCGCAACGATTGAAGGCGCAAAAGCATTAATGCTTGAGGATAAAATAGGATCTTTGACACCTGGTAAAGAAGCGGACTTTATTATGGTGCGTACCGATGATATTAATCTCTTTCCTGTCAATGATCCCATTGGGGTTGTGACCCAGTGTGCACACACAGGCAATGTTGATTCCGTGTACGTTGGCGGAAATGCGGTGAAACAAAACGGCAAGTTGCTTCATCATGATTTGCAGCAGCTGCGTAAATTAGCTGAAGAATCACGGAATCATTTGGTGAAAGAAAAGCAGAAGCAGTTTGCGTAAGCACATGCAAAAGAGCGTCTAAATAGACGCTCTTTATTGTATATTAACGAGTAACGATTGCTAAAATATGCTCAATATCTTGAGAGCTAAGAGATTCGTTTAACGTTGTATCGAGCGTGGAGCGGATCGAAGAAAGAAGCGTTTCACCAGATGCAGAAAGCTTAATGAATGTGCCGCGTTTGTCATCTTCGCAAATCGACCGCGTCACAATTTGTTCGCCCCTGTAGTCTTCCATACGAGAAACAAGCCTGGAGAGGGCGCTTTGACTAAGTCCTACTTTGGGGTGGAGTTCAGATAACCGCAGCTTATTTTGATCTGCTTGAGACAAAAAGTATAGCAAATAAAATTCATTTATATTTAATTGATATTGCTGTTGAAGTACGGAGTCTAACGCATTTGATAGCCGAGCGTAAAACTTAGCGTAATGGACCCATGAATCAATGAGATGATTAGGTTTCTCCAAAAAAATCCCCTGCCTTAAATAGCTTTATGACTATCTATAAGAATACTATATAATGGAAAAGGGTGCAATTTAGCGTAAACGATAAGTAGATTTGGCAAAGCATGTTGATTGACATCAATCCCCTATCTATATATAGTTGCATGTGCATACATTTTAAATCCATGGCGTATTTCCTTTTCTACTTCTTGTTTTAAGAAGAGAGGGAATCGGAAATACCAACTAGTGTCATATGCAATAGAGTAGAGTATTTGTATTTATTTTATATGCATGCGCATGCAAATCGAAGGAGGCAATTATGAAGAACACCTATAAACCACTGTTTGAACCTTTTACGTTTGCGTCTGGTGTGACGGTTGATAATCGAATAGTGATGGCGCCAATGACAACACAGTCATCGTTTGAAAATGGCATGGTCACGACAGATGAACATAATTATTACAAGCGCAGAGTAGAAGG
This window encodes:
- a CDS encoding amidohydrolase family protein, giving the protein MRKLFKNATILTLDKKLGSYEKSDLLVNGSKIEAIGHDLNTDNCEVIDATNRIIMPGFVDSHRHTWESLIRNIGTDWSLQTYLGEIYYGNYGSLRRPQDDYIGNLLGALEALDAGVTTLLDWSMIISPDHTHEMIRGLEDAGIRAVFAHGCPGDAEYWNNNSTLDNAEDVRKAKVRYFSSEDQLLTMGLAIRGPEFSAWETSVKEIELARELNAVCSMHLGFGIWGHPSQSITRLNEANLLGRNVNFAHANAVRPEEIKLLAEKGGSISVTPEIEMMMGHGYPATGLARENGLNVALGVDVVTSTGGDMFTQMKFALQAERARVNQQLLDGGVMPGPELHIAAESMLEAATIEGAKALMLEDKIGSLTPGKEADFIMVRTDDINLFPVNDPIGVVTQCAHTGNVDSVYVGGNAVKQNGKLLHHDLQQLRKLAEESRNHLVKEKQKQFA
- a CDS encoding FAD-dependent oxidoreductase, whose product is MTYDVVVIGGGQAGLSVGYYLKQQGKSFLILDEKGDVGDSWKKRYDSLVLFTPRNGFLDQKKKPIFTRVVTNEDLIETICLK
- a CDS encoding putative glycolipid-binding domain-containing protein, producing MKKTILWKNEERVGYEHFLMEENKGIGTIIYVDDEKGHVVNYELKMEPNWLTRQLFVQVDHGKTLTLVSDGNGEWLNKDGQPLDDLKGAIDVDVESTPFSNTLPINRKIWKVGEKKTFDMVHVTIPELNVSKVKQIYTYEREEEGLRYFEYECRGYKNVICVDEDGFVVHYPNVFSRWMPEIREKTN
- a CDS encoding CD3324 family protein, producing MAYKSASIVLPKKLIKEIQKDVQGETIYIPKKETAYYQWGERSGTKAFIHKRNAAMKQAFSEEISIEQLAARHHLAVETIKKIVSVKKC
- a CDS encoding IS3 family transposase: TKVYFSCVKDGTTREIVAHYLSTSLGMSIVYKTLQRLKDVSDGNLLPGALLHSDQGFHYTHPVYQKRVKKLGLTQSMSRRGNCLDNASMESFFGLFKDHVQAKACRTLFELKSKVEDFIDYYNSDRYQWGLKRMTPEQYRGHLLAA
- a CDS encoding heavy metal translocating P-type ATPase, encoding MADQEKAVYRVEGFSCAGCAGTFEKKVKNLSGVTDAEVNFGAAKITVYGETNVAELEKAGSFEKLKVRPEHERVKKASNVQEQNHLSFIQKHATIIGSLLFLAFGLLSLVVNGEDNLVTILAFASSMVIGGHSLFKVGFMNLMRLQFDMRTLMTVAVIGATIIGEWTEGAIVVLLFAISEELERFSMDRARQSIRSLMDIAPSEALIKRNGQEMTVAVEDIRIEDVMIVKPGQKLAMDGVVVGGNSSINQAAITGESIPVEKQVNDHVYAGTLNEEGFLEVRVTKHVEDTMISKVIQLVEDAQAEKAPSQAFVDRFAKYYTPAIIGVAFLVAILPPLLAGASWDTWIYQGLAVLVVGCPCALVISTPVAIVTAIGNAAKNGVLVKGGVYLEEAGRLRAIAFDKTGTLTKGVPVVTDFTTIGQVNEEELLTVIAALESRSQHPLASAVIKKAEQAKVSFKNVEMKNFSSITGKGIKGEFEDTIYYIGNKNLFDEVLATSVPSELHAKVETLQQQGKTALLVGTSKGIKAVIAVADEVRDSSKEVIERLHGLGIKETIMLTGDNHGTAQAIGNQIGVTHVQSELMPEDKLNYIKSFTRKHGRVAMVGDGVNDAPALAASTVGIAMGGAGTDTALETADVALMGDDLRKLPYTIKLSRRALTIIKQNISFSLGIKLLALLLVLPGWLTLWIAILADVGATLLVTANGIRLLRVKEDD
- a CDS encoding sigma-70 family RNA polymerase sigma factor, with amino-acid sequence MTELETLARQASSGDSKALEALLTSQYDKLYCTALKYTYNHEDALDAIQEACCKTFLSIYKLKQPAYVMTWITKILIRECYKLLKKKNKTIPYEGNDITRKLNHSQENYHTEHRTLTAAIENLDGKYQSAIILHYYHNLSIKEVALVMKKNESTIKSYLRRARKRMKTHIERSKQIHEETLIR
- a CDS encoding TetR family transcriptional regulator, with amino-acid sequence MSKGAFVYHFPSKDDLLIELNKYLVRYSIHLV
- a CDS encoding helix-turn-helix transcriptional regulator — its product is MKALLMSKHCLLAELFQFRLSQDDFFDLHMVESVEAVNRYLQEHDPKLVFIFGEEAESLEWMKHVRNVYKDVALIVLANDPSYEYTMMCIKCAVNGLLLTETTYDHLISSVEKVLTGDFVYDKQLLKDELGHFATIRFSRMEKKVIYYLTNEYSNKKIAQKMNLNEGTVRNYISSIYSKIGIHNRKDAIPLLVKWMESKMVKST
- a CDS encoding DUF4179 domain-containing protein — translated: MKKRLSGEELKREVKQAIIKGITNGKQKKARAHIHKPIVYGLSVLAAAIGLLLGTAYLSPTMTHELSRIPVLGSVFTVSQDERLKKASENGLTTPLLQPQTIGDVSITLNEALYDQTHFSLLFTIESEQTLKEEDYQMRTLSLVINEKEFTEVSGGGSSSTGDPNKHIVRYEFEVRQDEEIPEAFDLGIVWDLDNGDSFFFSTPIKQLDYTELAVNYDQEVSGIELEVHALTLSKSATNLTYTVVNQEEINQSFDFKLRDQDGKFISPSSGKTSSAIEDGNWILSGEARFNALDASVKSLHITPVLNAITEDDVTEDDTDNVNASVSFEPFEVIIP
- a CDS encoding response regulator produces the protein MKVILIDNEPLELSYLEKQLMEVGKFTVLETYYSVSKAVKAIDRDPPDLIFLDVEIGGRNGLDLTEQVQLKHPHIKIVFVTAFKEHAVKAFELNAVDYIMKPVTLDRLRKTINRVMKVKKQAPSTKQSLIKCMPSFELISDGVPLNVQWRTTKAKELFLFLLHYQGSLVKKDLIIEVLWPDFEIKKAYTQLYSTIYLVRKTLMVFPSLIIKSVEDHYQLLLGEVKVDTIEWEKTVKHLPYLTSKTLKDFQFVLDGYKGDYLSREGYLWAENERERLKNFWYMTATKVGRFLFSIKNYEDSITLFLRIQTMYPYIEESYFTLMKLYDQLKDSYNVEYQYRLLKNMLQEEVQVYPSHVVTEWYKQRKKKRAINNGSVSR